Below is a genomic region from Gemmatimonadaceae bacterium.
GCTGGATAGCCGCCAAGTTCAACCGCCCGGGGTTCGACCTCATCGACTACGACGTGTACGCGCTGGCCGGTGACGGCTGCATGATGGAAGGCGTATCCGGCGAGGCGGCGTCCCTCGCCGGTCATCTCGGGCTCGGCAACCTTTGCTGGATCTACGACAACAACCGGATCACCATCGAAGGGAGCACGTCGCTCGCCTTCTCCGAGGACGTCGCCACGCGATTCATCGCGTACGGGTGGAACGTCACGCGCGTCGGCGACGCGAACGATCTGGAGATGCTGTCGCGGGCCCTGGCCACGTTCAAACGCACCACGGGGCGGCCCACGCTCATCATCGTCGATAGCCACATCGGCTATGGTTCGCCCAACAAGCAGGATTCGCACTCGGCCCACGGCGAGCCGTTGGGCCAGGAGGAGGTGCGCCTCACCAAGCGCGCGTATGGATGGCCGGAAGACGCCCAGTTCATGGTGCCCGACGAGGTGCGCGCGCACTTCGCGCGCACCATCGGGGCCCGCGGAGCCGGCCTGCGCGCGGAATGGACCAAAGGGTTCGCACAGTACCGCGCGCAACACCCCGATCTCGCCGATGAGTTCGATCGCATGCAACACCGCCTGTTGCCGGACGGGTGGGATCGGAACGTACCCGAGTTCCCGGCCGACCCCAAAGGGGTCTCGGGGCGCGACGCGTCGGCGCAGGTGCTGAACGCCATCGCCGCGAATCTTCCGTGGCTGGTGGGCGGATCGTCGGACCTCGCACCCTCCACCAAGACGCGGTTGACGTTCGACGGCGCCGGTGACCTCTCGGCCGCGAATCCAGCCGGCCGGAACTTCCATTTCGGGGTGCGCGAGCACGCCATGGGCTCCATTCTCAACGGACTCGCGCTCTCCAAACTGCGGGCGTTTGGGTCGCAGTTCCTGATCTTCAGCGACTACTCGCGCCCCACGCTCCGGCTGTCGGCGCTCATGGAACTGCCGGTCATCTACATCTACACGCACGACTCCATCGGTGTCGGCGAGGACGGCCCCACCCACCAGCCCGTGGAGCAGATCGCGTCGCTCCGTGCCATTCCGGGCCTGCGCGTGTTCCGTCCAGGCGACGCCAATGAGGTGGTCGCCGCGTGGCGCGCCATCGTCCCGCTCCGGCATGAACCGGTGGCGCTCGTGCTCTCCCGGCAGGCATTGCCCACGCTCGATCGGTCGCGCTACGCGTCGGCCGACGGCGTGGCCCGCGGGGCGTACGTCCTCGCCACGGCGCCGGACGGCCCACCCCAGGTGCTGCTCCTCGGAACCGGCAGCGAGGTGTCCCTCTGTGTGGCCGCGCACGAGCGCCTCATCGCCGAGGGCATTCGCAGCCGCGTCGTCAGCATGCCGTGCTGGGAGCTGTTTGAGGAGCAGGACCAGGCGTACCGCGACGCCGTGCTCCCGCCCGGCGTCACGGCGCGCGTCGCCGTCGAACAGGCCTCGACCTTCGGCTGGGAACGCTACACCGGCCTCTCGGGGCGCGTCATCGGCATGCGATCGTTCGGGGCTTCGGCCCCCCTCAAGGAATTGCTCACGAAATTCGGATTCACGGTGGACGCCGTCGTGGCCGCCGCCAAGGAGATGCTGTGAACACCACGCAGTTATGGGATCGGTACCGGGAACGGCTGTGCATCGTGGACGCCCTTGGGCTGTCGCTGGACATCTCGCGCATGCGCTTCGACGACGGATTCCTGGAGCGGATGGCGGCGCCGATGGCGCGGGCGTTCCAGGCCATGGAGGCGCTCGAACAGGGCGCCGTGGCCAACCTCGACGAGCAGCGCCGCGTGGGACACTACTGGCTGCGCGCGCCCGAACTCGCGCCCGAGGCCGCCATCACCGACGCGATCGTCGCGGTCCAGCAGCAGGTGCGTGCGTTCGCCGCGGACGTGCACGCAGGCCGCGTGGCACCCGTCCGCGCGGAGCGTTTCCGCCACGTGCTCGTGATCGGCATCGGCGGCTCGGCCCTCGGGCCGCAGCTCGTGGGCGACGCGCTCGGCACCGCCAGCGATCCGCTGGCCGTACACTTCTTCGACAACACGGACGCTGACGGCATGGCGCGCACGCTGGCGCGCCTGGGCGACGGGCTGGCCAGCACGCTCACCCTGGTCATCTCCAAGTCCGGCGGCACCAAGGAAACCCGCAACGGCATGCTGATCGCCGCCAAGGCGTACGAGGGTCTGGGCCTCCCGTTCCCGCGCCACGCGGTGGTGGTTACGGGCGCCGACAGCGCCCTCGACCGTACGGCGCGGGCCGACGGGTGGCTGGCGCGGTTCCCGATGTGGGACTGGGTGGGCGGTCGCACGTCCGTGCTCTCGGCCGTGGGGCTGCTTCCCGCCGCGTTGCAGGGGTTCGACATCGACGCCATGCTGGGCGGCGCGCGCGACATGGACGTGGCCACGCGCCACCCCGCCGTGGCCCGCAATCCCGCCGCGTTGCTCGCGCTCATGTGGCACCACGCGGGCGGCGGCACCGGCGCCAAGGACATGGTGGTCCTGCCCTATCGGGATCGCCTGCTCCTGTTCTCGCGCTATCTCCAGCAGTTGGTCATGGAATCGCTCGGCAAGGAACGCAATCTCGCCGGCGAGATCGTACACCAGGGGATCGCGGTGTACGGGAACAAGGGCTCCACCGATCAACACGCGTATGTGCAGCAGCTGCGCGACGGCGTGGACAACTTCTTCGTCACGTTCATCCAGGTGCTGCACGACCAGGCCGGGACCCCGCAGGAAGTCGAGCCCGATACCACGTCGGGCGACTATCTGCTCGGATTCCTGCTCGGCACCCGCGAAGCCCTGTTCCAGAACGGCCGTGAGTCCGTCTCCATCACCGTCCCCGACGTCAGCGCCCGGACCCTCGGGGCGCTGATCGCGCTCTATGAACGGGCCGTCGGTCTCTATGCCTCGCTGGTCGGTATCAACGCCTACCATCAGCCAGGCGTGGAGGCCGGGAAGACGGCGGCGACCGCGGTGATCGCGCTGCAGCACGCTGTGCTCGGCGCGCTCCGCCGCACGCCGGGCACGTCGCGCACCGCCGCCCAGTGGGCAGCGGCGGCGGACGCGGCCGATCAGTCCGAGACGGTCCACAAAGTGCTCGAACACCTGGCGGCGAATGGTCGCGTCGTGCGCACGCCCGGCGGCCCCACCGATTCACGGTATGCACTGCCGCAGGTGCGCTGACCCACACCCCGCATACACGCCCAATCGGCCTCCTCACACACCGGATGTCCCATGTCGAATCCTCTCGTCACCTTGCAGCAACTCGGCCAGTCGCCGTGGCACGACAACATCCGCCGCGATCTCATCACGAGCGGGCAACTCGCGCGGATGATCGTCGACGGCGACATCACCGGCCTCACGTCGAACCCGACCATCTTCGAACAGGCCATCGCCAACACCGACGCCTACGACCACACCATCCGCACCCTGGCGGCGGAGGGCAGGAGCGCCGAACAGATCTTTGACGCCCTGGCCATCGCCGACATCCGCGACGCGGCGGACCTGTTCCTGCCGGTGTTCGAGCGCACCGAGGGGAGCGACGGCTATGTCAGCATCGAGGTGGCGCCCACGCTCGCCGACGACACGGCGGGCACGCTCGCCGAGGCCCGCCGCCTCTGGCGCGCCGTGGACCGCCCGAACCTGCTAGTCAAGATCCCGGCGACGCTGGCCGGACTCGGCGCCATTGAGGGCGCGATCGCCGAGGGCATCAGCGTCAACGTCACACTCATCTTCTCGCTCGAGCGATACGCGGCCGTGATGGCGGCGTACATCGCCGGCCTGCGAACGCGCACCAATGCCGGCAAGGGTCTCGGCACCATCTTCTCGGTCGCGAGCTTCTTCGTCAGCCGCGTCGACACGGCGGTGGACCGGCTGCTCGACGAGCGGATCGCGGCAGCCCCCGGCAACGCCGCGGGGCTTGCCGAACTGTGGGGCAAGGCCGGCATCGCCAACGCGAAGCTGGCGTACGCCGCCTG
It encodes:
- the tkt gene encoding transketolase is translated as MPLQTDIDQLSIATIRTLCIDAVQQANSGHPGTPMAMAPVVYALWQRVLRFDPDDPIWPNRDRFVLSMGHASTLLYSLLHLTGTRAVDSDYERLGHVAVSLDDLRRFRQLESRCPGHPEYHWTSGVETTTGPLGQGVATSVGMAIAERWIAAKFNRPGFDLIDYDVYALAGDGCMMEGVSGEAASLAGHLGLGNLCWIYDNNRITIEGSTSLAFSEDVATRFIAYGWNVTRVGDANDLEMLSRALATFKRTTGRPTLIIVDSHIGYGSPNKQDSHSAHGEPLGQEEVRLTKRAYGWPEDAQFMVPDEVRAHFARTIGARGAGLRAEWTKGFAQYRAQHPDLADEFDRMQHRLLPDGWDRNVPEFPADPKGVSGRDASAQVLNAIAANLPWLVGGSSDLAPSTKTRLTFDGAGDLSAANPAGRNFHFGVREHAMGSILNGLALSKLRAFGSQFLIFSDYSRPTLRLSALMELPVIYIYTHDSIGVGEDGPTHQPVEQIASLRAIPGLRVFRPGDANEVVAAWRAIVPLRHEPVALVLSRQALPTLDRSRYASADGVARGAYVLATAPDGPPQVLLLGTGSEVSLCVAAHERLIAEGIRSRVVSMPCWELFEEQDQAYRDAVLPPGVTARVAVEQASTFGWERYTGLSGRVIGMRSFGASAPLKELLTKFGFTVDAVVAAAKEML
- a CDS encoding glucose-6-phosphate isomerase, which gives rise to MNTTQLWDRYRERLCIVDALGLSLDISRMRFDDGFLERMAAPMARAFQAMEALEQGAVANLDEQRRVGHYWLRAPELAPEAAITDAIVAVQQQVRAFAADVHAGRVAPVRAERFRHVLVIGIGGSALGPQLVGDALGTASDPLAVHFFDNTDADGMARTLARLGDGLASTLTLVISKSGGTKETRNGMLIAAKAYEGLGLPFPRHAVVVTGADSALDRTARADGWLARFPMWDWVGGRTSVLSAVGLLPAALQGFDIDAMLGGARDMDVATRHPAVARNPAALLALMWHHAGGGTGAKDMVVLPYRDRLLLFSRYLQQLVMESLGKERNLAGEIVHQGIAVYGNKGSTDQHAYVQQLRDGVDNFFVTFIQVLHDQAGTPQEVEPDTTSGDYLLGFLLGTREALFQNGRESVSITVPDVSARTLGALIALYERAVGLYASLVGINAYHQPGVEAGKTAATAVIALQHAVLGALRRTPGTSRTAAQWAAAADAADQSETVHKVLEHLAANGRVVRTPGGPTDSRYALPQVR
- the tal gene encoding transaldolase, yielding MSNPLVTLQQLGQSPWHDNIRRDLITSGQLARMIVDGDITGLTSNPTIFEQAIANTDAYDHTIRTLAAEGRSAEQIFDALAIADIRDAADLFLPVFERTEGSDGYVSIEVAPTLADDTAGTLAEARRLWRAVDRPNLLVKIPATLAGLGAIEGAIAEGISVNVTLIFSLERYAAVMAAYIAGLRTRTNAGKGLGTIFSVASFFVSRVDTAVDRLLDERIAAAPGNAAGLAELWGKAGIANAKLAYAACQRVFGGPGFTHLAARGARRQRPLWASTSSKNPAYPDTYYVEALIGADTVDTMPPATIAAYRNHGAPALRIGDGLDAAGETIAALGAAGIDLTGVLGRLEIEGVASFGKSYDSLLAVIAERAAATGRLARTIGRAG